From Candidatus Hydrogenedentota bacterium, a single genomic window includes:
- a CDS encoding PTS transporter subunit EIIA, whose translation MKPLAYFDETLVLLHPQVSDRWDLITQLVDRMLGSPVLQAQKHDISRALLLQKIKEREEERATGLGHGVAFPHARIEGLSQPVVALALVDPPLDFGSLDGKPVSIVLLIVVPEDQPQTALQLIAQSARIFASPEKRSAFLAQSGVSAFYAYIQEHVVEKDVVLKARDIMRTPTHIVNPGTPLKEVTQLMNEQRLDTVPVCEEDGTLVGEITCDNLFKLGMPHFFTQLKSVAFIREFDPFEKYFADESHALAQDVMVRDFCAMPLKATLLEIVFELAIHQRPQVYIVQDKKCIGVIDRILVLERVIDV comes from the coding sequence ATTATTGCATCCGCAGGTTTCTGATCGTTGGGATTTGATCACACAATTGGTGGATCGTATGCTTGGCAGTCCTGTGTTGCAAGCTCAAAAACACGATATTTCAAGGGCGCTGTTGTTGCAAAAAATAAAAGAACGGGAAGAAGAACGCGCTACAGGGTTAGGGCATGGGGTGGCTTTTCCGCACGCGCGCATTGAAGGGCTCAGCCAACCGGTGGTCGCTTTGGCCCTTGTGGATCCTCCCTTGGATTTCGGCTCTCTTGACGGCAAACCCGTTTCTATTGTGCTTTTGATTGTGGTTCCCGAAGATCAGCCGCAGACGGCGCTTCAGTTGATCGCCCAATCGGCACGGATTTTTGCATCGCCGGAAAAGCGCAGCGCCTTCTTAGCGCAGAGCGGTGTGTCTGCTTTCTATGCCTACATTCAGGAACACGTAGTTGAAAAAGATGTCGTGTTGAAAGCGCGGGATATTATGCGTACGCCTACCCATATCGTTAATCCCGGCACGCCCCTGAAAGAAGTGACGCAGTTGATGAATGAGCAGCGTTTGGACACGGTACCTGTTTGCGAAGAAGACGGCACACTTGTCGGGGAGATTACCTGCGATAATCTTTTCAAGCTGGGCATGCCCCACTTTTTCACACAACTTAAAAGTGTCGCTTTTATACGTGAGTTTGATCCCTTTGAAAAGTACTTTGCTGATGAAAGCCATGCCCTTGCGCAAGACGTGATGGTACGGGATTTTTGCGCCATGCCGCTCAAAGCGACGCTTCTGGAGATTGTCTTTGAATTGGCGATCCATCAGCGGCCCCAAGTTTATATCGTTCAAGATAAAAAATGTATTGGTGT